A section of the Castanea sativa cultivar Marrone di Chiusa Pesio chromosome 12, ASM4071231v1 genome encodes:
- the LOC142619690 gene encoding uncharacterized protein LOC142619690 — translation MENLHYSRLSPFLFLFLLLSTQTQTQQQQDTPITRFQRYLQINTAHPNPDYSSAISFLKTQAEALNLQVQTLHFTPNKDKPILLLTWLGSNPSLPSLLFNSHLDSVPAEPSKWSQPPFSAVRSSDGLIYARGAQDDKCIAIQYLEAIRNLKANHFSPVRTVHVSYVPDEEIGGSDGAAKFVGSKEFEDLNVGFVLDEGQASPGDEFRVFYADRTPWNVIIQSKGTPGHGSRLYDNSAMENLMKSIEVVSRFRESQFDVVKAGKAAFSEVISVSPVYVKAGIPSPTGFVMNMQPSEAEAGFNLRLPPTADPDFLRRRIAEEWAPETRNMTYQIKENGPMRDCKGRPLLTPTNNSNPWWSVFQQAITAVGGKLAKPEILASTTDARFIRQLGIPALGFSPMANTPILLHEHDEFLKDTVYLKGIEVYESIISSLSSFENNDHVN, via the exons ATGGAAAACCTCCATTACTCTCGACTCTCAcccttcctcttccttttcctcCTTTTgtcaacccaaacccaaacccaacaacaGCAAGACACCCCCATCACTCGCTTCCAACGCTACCTTCAAATCAACACAGCCCACCCAAACCCAGACTACTCCTCCGCCATTTCCTTCCTCAAAACCCAAGCTGAAGCTCTCAACCTCCAAGTCCAAACTCTTCACTTCACTCCAAACAAGGACAAACCCATCCTCCTCCTCACATGGCTTGGCTCCAACCCTTCTCTCCCCTCTCTCCTCTTCAACTCCCACCTCGACTCCGTCCCCGCCGAGCCTTCCAAATGGTCCCAACCCCCTTTCTCCGCCGTCCGATCTTCTGACGGTCTCATCTACGCCCGTGGGGCCCAAGACGACAAGTGCATCGCTATCCAATACCTCGAGGCCATTCGTAACCTCAAAGCCAACCACTTCTCTCCAGTCCGCACCGTACACGTGTCCTACGTTCCTGACGAGGAGATTGGTGGGTCTGACGGAGCTGCCAAGTTCGTTGGGTCGAAGGAGTTCGAGGATTTGAatgttgggtttgttttggaCGAGGGGCAGGCTTCCCCCGGTGATGAGTTCAGGGTTTTCTACGCGGATAGGACGCCGTGGAATGTCATAATTCAGTCTAAAGGGACTCCTGGGCATGGTTCGAGATTGTACGATAATAGTGCGATGGAGAATTTGATGAAGAGCATTGAGGTTGTGTCGAGGTTTAGAGAGAGTCAGTTCGATGTGGTTAAGGCTGGGAAAGCCGCCTTTTCCGAAGTTATTTCTGTTAGTCCTGTTTATGTCAAAGCTGGAATTCCTTCCCCTACT GGATTTGTGATGAACATGCAACCTTCGGAGGCCGAAGCCGGGTTCAATCTTCGATTGCCTCCTACAGCGGACCCGGACTTTTTGAGGAGAAGAATTGCTGAAGAATGGGCACCAGAAACTAGAAACATGACTTACCAG ATCAAAGAGAATGGACCCATGAGAGACTGCAAGGGCCGCCCTTTACTGACACCAACCAATAATTCCAATCCATGGTGGTCTGTTTTCCAGCAAGCTATCACAGCAGTTGGTGGGAAACTTGCAAAGCCTGAAATATTGGCTTCAACTACTGATGCACGATTCATAAGACAGTTGGGGATTCCTGCCTTAGGTTTCTCTCCAATGGCAAACACTCCCATCTTACTGCATGAACATGATGAG TTCCTGAAAGACACAGTATATTTGAAAGGAATAGAGGTATATGAATCCATAATCAGTTCTTTGAGTTCCTTTGAGAACAATGATCATGTTAATTAA